In Brachypodium distachyon strain Bd21 chromosome 2, Brachypodium_distachyon_v3.0, whole genome shotgun sequence, one genomic interval encodes:
- the LOC100823150 gene encoding ERAD-associated E3 ubiquitin-protein ligase HRD1 produces MIRLQTYAAFSLLATTTAVYYAFSSRVQFYPAVVYLSSSKICFVLLLNTGLVAMCVAWQLVKRVFLGKLREAEVERLNEQSWREVVEILFAVTIFRQDFSVAFLAMVAALLLVKALHWLAQKRVEYIETTPSVPMLSHLRIVSFMVFLLAVDCIFLSNSLMSLIKNWEASVAIFFSFEYMILATSTVSTFMKYVFYVSDMLMEGQWEKKAVYTFYLELISDLVHLSLYMLFFIAIFLNYGVPLHLIRELYETFRNFRIRVSDYVRYRKITSNMNERFPDATADELNLSDATCIICREEMTTAKKLLCGHLFHVHCLRSWLERQHTCPTCRAPIIPPDNGRAASARQHGAQRGVQLAAGAGTPGSGGAPSENVNMRQAKLEAAASAASLYGRSFAYPTNTLNRYSGPRHATSNASQSGEASTSNQSQTDQSVQWKHTGDALEPEPFISYGPVVPITSNGDLENSLQKAYENAIRSQIEILQIQLQMVQQGATTLATDNNNADRAPDPKNE; encoded by the exons aTGATCCGGCTGCAGACCTACGCGGCGTTCAGCCTgctggcgacgacgacggcggtgTACTACGCGTTCAGCAGCCGGGTGCAGTTCTACCCGGCGGTGGTCTACCTCTCGTCGTCCAAGATCTGCTTCGTGCTGCTCCTCAACACGGGCCTCGTCGCCATGTGCGTCGCCTGGCAGCTCGTCAAGCGCGTCTTCCTGGGCAAGCTCCGCGAGGCCGAGGTGGAGCGGCTCAACGAGCAGTCGTGGCGGGAGGTCGTGGAGATCCTCTTCGCGGTCACCATCTTCCGCCAGGACTTCTCCGTTGCCTTCCTCGCCATGGTCGCCGCCCTGCTCCTCGTCAAGGCGCTGCATTGGCTCGCGCAGAAGAGGGTCGAGTACATTGAGACCACGCCCTCCGTGCCCATGCTGTCGCACTTAAGGATTGTGTCCTTCATGGTGTTCCTGCTTGCTGTTGACTGCATATTCCTGTCCAACTCGTTGATGTCACTGATAAAGAATTGGGAGGCCTCTGTTGCAATCTTCTTTTCATTCGA GTATATGATACTAGCAACATCCACGGTGTCGACATTCATGAAGTATGTATTCTATGTCAGCGACATGCTAATGGAAGGTCAATGGGAGAAAAAGGCAGTGTatacattttatttggagCTCATCAGTGACCTTGTGCACTTGTCTTTATACATGCTCTTCTTCATAGCTATCTTCCT GAACTATGGTGTCCCGCTGCACTTGATCCGTGAGCTGTACGAGACCTTCCGCAATTTCAGGATTCGTGTTTCAGATTATGTACGCTACAGAAAGATAACTTCCAACATGAATGAACGCTTTCCAGATGCTACTGCCGATGAGCTCAATTT GAGTGATGCTACATGTATTATTTGCCGCGAAGAGATGACCACGGCAAAGAAGCTGCTCTGTGGGcacttgttccatgtgcattgtTTGAGATCATGGCTAGAGCGCCAACATACTTGCCCCACATGTAGAGCACCAATTATCCCCCCGGACAATGGACGTGCTGCATCAGCGCGACAGCATGGAGCTCAACGGGGAGTTCAGCTTG cTGCAGGCGCTGGTACTCCAGGTTCGGGAGGAGCACCAAGTGAGAACGTGAACATGCGCCAAGCAAAACTTGAGGCTGCTGCTTCAGCTGCTTCCTTATATGGGAGATCTTTTGCTTATCCAACAAACACTTTAAATAG GTATTCGGGACCTCGTCATGCTACATCAAATGCTTCACAATCAGGAGAAGCAAGTACTTCCAATCAATCCCAGACAGACCAATCAGTGCAGTGGAAGCATACTGGGGATGCTTTAGAACCAGAGCCTTTTATTTCATATGGCCCTGTTGTCCCAATAACAAGCAACGGGGACCTTGAAAATTCACTACAAAAGGCGTACGAGAATGCTATAAGGAGCCAGATAGAG ATATTGCAAATCCAATTGCAAATGGTGCAGCAAGGAGCTACGACATTGGCAACTGACAACAACAATGCTGATCGAGCACCCGACCCGAAAAATGAGTGA
- the LOC100845171 gene encoding transmembrane protein 136 yields the protein MEEFVVRWVASGFAVWSTAFVAARALMPHRSYEFCNRAVSTAHAVTAVCMACLCVEDWSCPVCPLNAPSTPRQMRALAVTLSYMIYDAACCQLNGDVRLDNTLHHLVSIVGIGAGLAYQRCGTEMVACMVVTEISSPLLHLREMLKELGVKDTDLNLLVDILFAVTFSVARMVGGPYLTYVTLTADYPFLIKAMAAGLQLVSAYWFLRILRMVRYKLAKKRPAPPATSKLVDGKSS from the exons ATGGAGGAGTTCGTGGTGCGGTGGGTGGCGAGCGGGTTCGCGGTGTGGTCGACGGCGttcgtggcggcgcgggcgctgaTGCCTCACCGCTCCTACGAGTTCTGCAACCGGGCCGTGTCGACGGCGCACGCCGTGACGGCGGTGTGCATGGCGTGCCTCTGCGTGGAGGACTGGTCCTGCCCCGTGTGCCCGCTCAACGCGCCGTCGACGCCGCGGCAGATGAGGGCGCTGGCCGTGACGCTGTCCTACATGATCTACGACGCCGCCTGCTGCCAGCTCAACGGCGACGTGCGGCTCGACAACACGCTGCACCACCTCGTCAGCATCGTCGGCAtcggcgccggcctcgcctACCAGAGG TGCGGGACGGAgatggtggcgtgcatggtgGTCACGGAGATCTCCAGCCCGCTGCTGCACCTCCGGGAGATGCTCAAGGAGCTCGGCGTCAAGGACACCGACCTCAACCTCCTCGTCGAC ATTCTGTTCGCGGTGACCTTCTCGGTGGCACGGATGGTCGGTGGGCCGTACCTCACCTACGTCACCCTCACGGCCGACTACCCGTTCCTCATCAAG GCGATGGCTGCTGGTCTGCAACTGGTGAGCGCCTACTGGTTCTTGAGGATCCTCAGGATGGTCAGGTACAAGCTCGCCAAGAAGAGGCCGGCACCACCGGCCACGTCCAAGCTCGTCGACGGCAAGAGTAGTTAA